Proteins encoded together in one Catellatospora citrea window:
- a CDS encoding inositol monophosphatase family protein produces MTGYENIPELGRQLADAVSQAMTDIRPKLLRAALTGDAGESDNARHSDNFLSEHDLWMHDRYQVLLQQHLPSFVYASEEAEPQILGTDPDPDLCVLVDPLDTSELAVRGLNGYTHVLAYSRSLGRPVAAVIGDIFHHVQLYVAAYDGAEDHAFLLTATGDVHRLGNRRTRPLTDSIVTNFLMKPSERLTPLAKQHRFLEALAQPNAAGRSKGRVGVDFGSVGLCHVAAGFTDAMIEFAKGFAIWDLAPGHYVLHAAGGTVTDLDGNPLPLDYRLSHLDDIAKAMSTRRTFIAAGTAELAAELARLLIR; encoded by the coding sequence ATGACCGGATATGAGAACATCCCCGAGCTGGGTCGCCAGCTTGCCGATGCGGTTTCACAGGCGATGACCGACATCCGGCCGAAGCTGCTACGGGCGGCGCTTACTGGCGATGCCGGAGAGAGCGACAACGCGCGCCACTCCGACAATTTCCTGTCCGAGCACGATCTGTGGATGCATGACCGATATCAGGTGCTGCTGCAGCAACATCTCCCCAGCTTCGTATACGCCTCGGAGGAAGCCGAGCCGCAGATCCTGGGCACGGATCCCGACCCCGACCTCTGTGTTCTGGTCGATCCCCTGGACACGAGCGAACTCGCCGTACGGGGCCTCAACGGCTACACGCACGTCCTGGCGTACTCACGATCCCTGGGCCGCCCAGTCGCGGCCGTGATCGGCGACATCTTCCACCACGTCCAGCTCTATGTCGCCGCGTACGACGGGGCCGAGGATCACGCATTCCTGCTCACGGCCACTGGCGACGTGCATCGCCTCGGCAACCGTCGCACGCGCCCGCTGACCGACTCCATAGTGACCAACTTCCTGATGAAGCCGTCCGAGCGCCTTACCCCGCTGGCCAAGCAGCATCGCTTCCTGGAGGCACTCGCACAGCCCAACGCAGCGGGCAGGTCCAAGGGGAGGGTCGGCGTCGACTTCGGGTCAGTAGGCCTCTGTCACGTCGCGGCGGGCTTCACCGATGCCATGATCGAATTTGCGAAGGGGTTCGCGATCTGGGATCTGGCCCCGGGCCACTACGTTCTCCACGCGGCCGGGGGCACCGTGACCGACCTCGACGGCAACCCGCTTCCGCTGGACTACCGGCTCTCTCATCTCGACGACATCGCCAAAGCGATGAGTACTCGTAGAACATTCATAGCCGCGGGCACCGCCGAACTCGCGGCCGAGCTCGCTCGCCTGCTCATCCGCTGA
- a CDS encoding cellulose binding domain-containing protein, translated as MRRRTSAAVAVTAAVLAAVGTGVITALPSYAATGCRVVYTVSNQWPGGFGASVNVTNLGDPINGWTLVWSFAGGQQVTQYWSTALTQSGSQVTARNVDYNGSLGTGASTSFGFNGSWTGSNPVPTSFTLNGVACTGGVSGSPSPTRSITPSPSRSVTPSPSRSVTPSPSSGTPGVPSDAVWSASGQWDTWTNNGYTVYNNIWGSGAGSQTVWARSGTNWGVIANHPRTSGVKSYPHTVKGSVNRTVSSLSSMTSSFNVSVPGTGDYSTTYDIWANNWAYEVMLWLNWSGAVGPIAEQYDANGAVPAFRNVSLGGHTWNIYRGSNGANAVFSFLRTSNTNSGTIDIRAILNWLRTQGWWADVTVGEAQFGFEISGTSGSSAFTDNSFSIAWS; from the coding sequence ATGCGCAGACGCACCTCCGCCGCCGTGGCCGTCACGGCGGCCGTCCTGGCCGCCGTCGGCACCGGCGTGATCACGGCACTTCCCTCGTACGCGGCGACCGGTTGCCGCGTCGTCTACACCGTCAGCAACCAGTGGCCGGGCGGCTTCGGCGCCTCCGTCAACGTCACCAACCTCGGCGATCCGATCAACGGCTGGACCCTCGTCTGGTCCTTCGCGGGCGGCCAGCAGGTCACCCAGTACTGGAGCACCGCGCTGACCCAGAGCGGGTCGCAGGTCACCGCCCGCAACGTCGACTACAACGGCTCGCTGGGCACCGGCGCGAGCACGTCGTTCGGCTTCAACGGCTCCTGGACGGGCAGCAACCCCGTGCCCACCAGCTTCACCCTCAACGGGGTCGCGTGCACCGGCGGCGTCTCCGGCTCGCCCAGCCCCACCCGGTCGATCACGCCGTCGCCGTCGCGCTCGGTGACCCCGTCGCCGTCGCGGTCGGTCACGCCGTCGCCCAGCAGCGGCACGCCCGGTGTGCCGTCGGATGCGGTGTGGAGCGCCTCGGGCCAGTGGGACACCTGGACCAACAACGGCTACACCGTCTACAACAACATCTGGGGCTCCGGCGCGGGCTCGCAGACCGTCTGGGCGCGCTCCGGCACCAACTGGGGTGTGATCGCGAACCACCCGCGGACATCGGGCGTGAAGTCGTACCCGCACACCGTCAAGGGCTCGGTCAACCGCACGGTCAGCTCGCTGTCCTCGATGACCAGCTCGTTCAACGTGAGCGTGCCCGGCACGGGCGACTACTCCACGACGTACGACATCTGGGCCAACAACTGGGCCTACGAAGTGATGCTGTGGCTGAACTGGAGCGGGGCGGTCGGCCCGATCGCCGAGCAGTACGACGCCAACGGCGCCGTGCCGGCGTTCCGCAACGTCAGCCTGGGCGGGCACACCTGGAACATCTACCGGGGCTCCAACGGCGCCAACGCGGTGTTCTCGTTCCTGCGTACCAGCAACACGAACTCCGGCACGATCGACATCCGCGCCATTCTGAACTGGCTGCGTACCCAGGGCTGGTGGGCCGATGTGACCGTCGGTGAGGCCCAGTTCGGCTTCGAGATCAGCGGCACCAGCGGCTCGTCCGCCTTCACAGACAACAGCTTCTCCATCGCGTGGAGCTGA
- a CDS encoding RICIN domain-containing protein — protein MRPEYGPTRPGRRWRPLLAVLITATLTMTGALATSQAAHAATVDTSAVYVLVNRNSGKAMDLWNWSTADGAPVNQFTRNDLAVQQWRFVDVGGGYYQIRSVHSGKVLELPNANDGVQLVQNTAVSGNTRQHFGISDSAGGHVRLISRHSGKALEVWSWSTADGAMISQYQDLDGYNQQWQLVKLGAGGGAGCGSGSFNAEAVLSGSTWTARNGGSTVYTGTDLRAAVQAAVNSLSAGRTAKQRVVVRGSGSMSANARISLPSYTTIDVCGTINVTGTGSGDQAPIYSRGTTQVEVQHLNLTGTPLYGIFMRNVTDVILGQLDMRLSAGLGVRIDNRGDTSQWTRNVRIDNVYVSGASSHAVETYGVDGLTVGTVTARNVGESGLLLNQTVNATVGTVDAENAGAGTGYAAFRMANRNGRIGAGYATNIRVGTVRARGGGRGIFCVSESGGAAIDRVDIAGTGNNAILIENCYNVNIAANGGTISGGGEVRLAERTEFAGNRDITLRNFTLVDNRIVENPCADNLTISGITLNNSSIARC, from the coding sequence ATGCGGCCCGAATACGGACCCACCCGACCCGGACGCCGGTGGCGTCCACTGCTGGCCGTGCTCATCACGGCGACGCTGACCATGACCGGCGCACTGGCGACCAGCCAGGCGGCGCACGCGGCGACCGTGGACACCAGCGCGGTCTACGTGCTCGTCAACCGCAACAGCGGCAAGGCGATGGACCTGTGGAACTGGTCCACCGCCGACGGCGCGCCGGTCAACCAGTTCACCCGCAACGACCTCGCGGTCCAGCAGTGGCGCTTCGTCGACGTCGGCGGCGGCTACTACCAGATCCGCTCCGTGCACAGCGGCAAGGTCCTGGAACTGCCCAACGCCAACGACGGCGTCCAGCTCGTGCAGAACACCGCCGTCAGCGGCAACACCCGCCAGCACTTCGGCATCAGCGACTCCGCCGGCGGCCACGTACGCCTCATCAGCCGGCACAGCGGCAAAGCCCTCGAAGTGTGGAGCTGGTCCACCGCCGACGGCGCGATGATCTCGCAGTACCAGGACCTCGACGGCTACAACCAGCAGTGGCAGCTCGTCAAACTCGGCGCCGGCGGCGGCGCCGGATGCGGCAGCGGCTCGTTCAACGCCGAGGCCGTGCTCAGCGGATCCACCTGGACCGCCCGCAACGGCGGCAGCACCGTCTACACCGGCACGGACCTGCGCGCCGCGGTGCAGGCCGCGGTGAACAGCCTCTCCGCCGGACGTACGGCCAAGCAGCGCGTGGTCGTCCGCGGCTCCGGGTCGATGAGCGCCAACGCCCGCATCTCACTGCCGAGCTACACCACGATCGACGTGTGCGGCACCATCAACGTCACCGGCACGGGCAGCGGCGACCAGGCCCCCATCTACTCCCGCGGCACCACCCAGGTCGAAGTCCAGCACCTCAACCTCACCGGCACCCCGCTGTACGGCATCTTCATGCGCAACGTCACCGACGTGATCCTCGGCCAGCTCGACATGCGGCTGTCCGCCGGTCTCGGCGTGCGCATCGACAATCGCGGCGACACCAGCCAGTGGACCCGCAACGTGCGCATCGACAACGTGTACGTCTCGGGCGCGAGTTCGCACGCCGTGGAGACCTACGGCGTCGACGGCCTCACCGTCGGCACCGTGACCGCCCGCAACGTCGGCGAATCGGGGCTGCTGCTCAACCAGACCGTCAACGCCACCGTCGGCACCGTCGACGCCGAGAACGCGGGCGCGGGCACCGGATACGCGGCGTTCCGGATGGCCAACCGCAACGGCCGGATCGGTGCCGGCTACGCCACCAACATCCGCGTCGGCACCGTCCGGGCGCGCGGCGGCGGCCGCGGCATCTTCTGCGTATCCGAGAGCGGCGGCGCGGCGATCGACCGGGTCGACATCGCCGGCACCGGCAACAACGCGATCCTGATCGAGAACTGCTACAACGTGAACATCGCCGCCAACGGCGGCACGATCAGCGGCGGCGGTGAGGTCCGGCTGGCCGAACGCACCGAGTTCGCCGGCAACCGCGACATCACCCTGCGCAACTTCACGCTGGTCGACAACCGCATCGTCGAGAACCCCTGCGCCGACAACCTGACCATCTCCGGCATCACCCTGAACAACTCGTCCATCGCCAGGTGCTGA